A window of the Mus pahari chromosome 1, PAHARI_EIJ_v1.1, whole genome shotgun sequence genome harbors these coding sequences:
- the LOC110328826 gene encoding olfactory receptor 52W1, with the protein MRPKLHPYRMAESSQSNSTFQRPAFFILTGIPGLGDGQAWLSLVFGLMYLLALLGNTTLLTVIRIDSTLHQPMFLLLATLAATDLGLATSIAPELLAVLWLGPQPVQYTACLIQMFFVHALTAMESGVLLAMACDRAVAVGRPLHYPILVTKARVGYAVLALTLKVVAVIVPFPLLVVRFKHFHAKIIHHAYCAHMAVVELVVGNTWVNNMYGLALSLAVSGVDILGIAGSYGLIAHAVLRLPTQEARVKAFGTCSSHICVILAFYVPGLFSFLTHRFGRHTVPKPVHILLSIIYLLLPPALNPLIYGVRTKQIRDRFLEMFKFRKKQF; encoded by the coding sequence ATGAGACCCAAACTTCATCCTTACAGAATGGCAGAAAGTTCACAGTCCAATTCTACCTTCCAACGCCCAGCTTTCTTTATATTGACTGGCATCCCAGGGTTGGGAGATGGCCAGGCCTGGCTGTCCCTAGTGTTTGGGCTCATGTATCTGCTGGCCCTACTAGGCAATACAACACTTCTGACAGTGATCCGAATAGACTCTACATTGCACCAACCCATGTTTCTACTCCTGGCCACTCTGGCAGCTACTGACCTGGGCTTAGCCACATCTATAGCCCCAGAGTTGCTGGCTGTGCTGTGGCTTGGACCCCAACCTGTACAATATACTGCCTGCCTAATCCAGATGTTCTTTGTCCATGCACTGACTGCTATGGAATCTGGTGTGCTTTTGGCCATGGCCTGTGATCGGGCTGTGGCAGTGGGGCGTCCACTACACTACCCTATCTTGGTAACTAAAGCCCGTGTGGGCTATGCAGTCCTGGCACTGACACTGAAAGTTGTGGCTGTTATAGTGCCTTTCCCTCTGCTGGTAGTACGATTTAAGCACTTTCATGCCAAGATCATACACCACGCCTATTGTGCACACATGGCAGTTGTAGAGTTGGTTGTTGGTAACACATGGGTCAACAACATGTATGGGCTAGCACTTTCACTGGCTGTGTCTGGTGTAGATATTCTGGGCATTGCTGGATCTTATGGGCTCATTGCCCATGCAGTACTTCGGCTACCTACCCAGGAGGCCCGAGTAAAGGCCTTTGGTACATGTAGTTCTCACATCTGTGTCATCCTGGCCTTCTATGTGCCTggtctcttctccttcctcacacATCGCTTTGGTCGCCACACTGTCCCAAAGCCAGTGCATATCCTTCTGTCCATCATCTATTTGCTGTTGCCACCTGCCCTCAACCCCCTCATCTATGGGGTCCGCACCAAGCAGATTAGGGACCGATTCTTAGAAATGTTCAAATTCAGAAAAAAGCAGTTTTAA
- the C1H11orf42 gene encoding uncharacterized protein C11orf42 homolog: MLVSSPHLLTLDEADATWALIKDKVIEERFGSNVVAVPFLSDAAYYDLLGVLVKQSRPAHTRLALPGRQGRRALKSVGLLPNLLEQAGSEGVFAHCTREYSPNGRAETAYEEMRMMDGQPCRIRLHMGGLRKKVAFLLLPPGQVSLQQNLPWLRSTHSIYVIYQVFSCTWLQLGLLPTAREPQVIRLQRSLPIAFSCLKFSLQPKGVLGPQKSLSKDPLPQGANWIRPSLSIISTLAPTSVSADTHEVADVPPPVPAPPTPPPQEGPEGRPTRFSCKGRNPFRRGPYMLSENWLFSPRNPPPGAQGGGPGDPDRHSMSLPLLQGLSSEFDSDE; encoded by the exons aTGTTGGTCAGTAGCCCCCACCTGTTAACACTGGATGAAGCAGATGCCACTTGGGCCCTCATCAAGGATAAG GTCATCGAGGAGCGTTTTGGGTCCAATGTAGTGGCAGTACCTTTCCTATCGGATGCAGCCTACTATGATCTACTGGGAGTGCTAGTGAAACAGTCCCGTCCAGCCCACACCCGCCTGGCTTTGCCAGGTCGGCAGGGCAGAAGGGCACTGAAATCAGTAGGGCTGCTACCAAATCTTCTAGAACAGGCAGGGTCTGAGGGTGTCTTTGCCCACTGCACTCGGGAATACTCACCAAATGGCCGAGCCGAGACAGCCTATGAAGAAATGCGAATGATGGATGGGCAGCCCTGCAGGATTCGCCTACATATGGGAGGTCTGCGCAAGAAAGTTGCTTTCCTGCTGCTACCACCAGGGCAGGTGAGCCTACAGCAGAATCTTCCCTGGCTCCGAAGCACCCACAGCATCTACGTCATCTACCAGGTCTTCTCCTGCACCTGGCTGCAGCTAGGGCTTTTGCCTACAGCCCGTGAACCCCAGGTGATCCGGTTACAGCGGTCACTACCTATTGCTTTCTCCTGCCTCAAGTTTTCACTGCAGCCTAAGGGTGTGCTGGGACCACAGAAGTCTCTGAGCAAAGACCCATTGCCCCAAGGAGCCAACTGGATTAGACCTAGCCTTAGCATCATATCAACTCTGGCCCCCACATCAGTATCTGCTGATACCCATGAAGTTGCTGATGTACCTCCACCTGTCCCAGCACCACCAACACCACCTCCCCAAGAAGGGCCAGAAGGCAGACCCACCAGATTCTCCTGTAAGGGTCGAAACCCCTTCCGGAGGGGCCCCTATATGCTTTCAG AGAACTGGCTCTTCAGCCCCCGCAACCCCCCACCAGGAGCCCAGGGTGGGGGCCCCGGGGACCCCGACCGGCACTCCATGTCCCTGCCCCTGCTTCAGGGTCTGTCTTCGGAGTTCGACAGCGACGAatga